The following proteins are co-located in the Dromaius novaehollandiae isolate bDroNov1 chromosome 10, bDroNov1.hap1, whole genome shotgun sequence genome:
- the LOC112996301 gene encoding gonadotropin-releasing hormone II receptor-like, with the protein MPEEQHRASHQPAAEGDANISASGCPERWVEPTFTPAARARVIVTAVLFLLAACSNAAVLCSLVRKRRKSHVRPLILSLALADLLVTVAVMPLDAVWNVTVQWYAGDLSCKLLNFLKLFAMYAAALVLVVISLDRHAAVLRPFAFASARRRNKLLLCVAWATSLLLASPQLFLFHLHTIPGVNFTQCVTHGSFQEHWEETVYNMFTFTTLYITPLSVMIICYIRIIWEISKQLKINKGLIRNKNDHISKARMKTLKMTIVIVATFIICWTPYYLLGLWYWFQPDMIQRMPEYINHSFFLFGLLHTCTDPVIYGLYTPSFREDMQLCVRGIETAFTRQERHKPVPGSEKNVKDDAVNGGVASGGSNGTTVHTVC; encoded by the exons ATGCCTGAAGAGCAGCACCGAGCATCTCACCAGCCCGCCGCCGAGGGCGATGCCAACATCTCTGCCTCCGGCTGTCCCGAGCGCTGGGTCGAGCCCACGTTCACGCCAGCTGCCAGGGCCCGCGTCATCGTCACCGCCGTCCTCTTCCTGCTAGCGGCATGCAGCAACGCCGCGGTGCTCTGCAGCCtcgtgaggaagaggaggaagtcCCACGTGCGGCCGCTGATCCTCAGCCTGGCGCTGGCGGACCTGCTGGTGACGGTGGCGGTGATGCCGCTGGACGCCGTGTGGAACGTCACGGTCCAGTGGTACGCCGGCGAcctctcctgcaagctgctcAACTTCCTCAAGCTCTTCGCCATGTACGCGGCCGCCTTGGTGCTGGTGGTCATCAGCCTGGACCGCCACGCCGCCGTCCTCCGCCCCTTCGCCTTCGCCAGCGCCCGCCGGCGCAACAAGCTCCTGCTCTGCGTCGCCTGGGCCACCAGCCTTCTGCTGGCTTCACCCCAG CTCTTCCTTTTCCACCTGCACACCATCCCGGGAGTGAATTTCACCCAGTGTGTTACTCACGGCAGTTTCCAAGAGCACTGGGAAGAAACCGTCTACAACATGTTCACCTTCACCACCCTCTACATCACCCCGCTGAGCGTCATGATTATTTGCTACATCCGAATCATATGGGAAATCAGTAAGCAGCTAAAGATCAACAAAG GtctgataagaaataaaaatgaccaCATCTCCAAGGCACGCATGAAGACTCTCAAGATGACCATAGTGATCGTTGCTACCTTCATCATCTGCTGGACTCCGTATTACCTCTTGGGCTTGTGGTACTGGTTCCAGCCAGACATGATCCAAAGGATGCCTGAGTATATCAACCACAGCTTCTTCCTCTTTGGCTTGCTGCACACGTGCACCGACCCTGTCATTTATGGACTGTACACCCCGTCCTTCCGGGAGGACATGCAGTTGTGCGTCAGAGGCATTGAAACGGCATTTACCAGGCAGGAGAGACACAAACCTGTCCCGGGCTCAGAGAAGAACGTCAAAGATGATGCTGTGAATGGTGGGGTGGCATCGGGGGGCTCCAACGGGACAACTGTGCACACAGTGTGCTGA